A region from the Panicum hallii strain FIL2 chromosome 1, PHallii_v3.1, whole genome shotgun sequence genome encodes:
- the LOC112895968 gene encoding GDSL esterase/lipase At2g30220-like: protein MGDAPRANQPYYGVDFPNSEPTGQFSNGYNIADFIAKALGFQMSPPAYRSHPTPSPSTMEGFTGVNYAFANAGITESTLSRLIDMYNNTFTVLHGMGARKFGIINIGLIGRLPSVQMSRCSGDASGLNRRAAEFNAALGTILANLATKFHRFRYSLADFYSFSNTNFANPSATGKSTKILHPFQVYRLR from the exons ATGGGGGATGCACCCCGAGCCAACCAACCTTACTACGGCGTAGACTTCCCCAACTCTGAACCCACCGGCCAGTTCAGCAATGGGTACAACATTGCCGACTTCATTG CAAAAGCTCTGGGATTCCAGATGAGTCCACCAGCTTACCGTTCACATCCAACGCCTAGCCCGAGCACAATGGAGGGTTTTACTGGAGTCAACTACGCTTTTGCTAACGCTGGGATTACGGAATCCACT TTGAGCCGCCTCATCGACATGTATAACAATACCTTCACAGTGCTCCATGGAATGGGAGCAAGGAAGTTCGGGATCATCAACATTGGGCTCATCGGGCGCTTGCCATCCGTACAGATGTCCCGATGCAGCGGCGATGCTAGTGGCCTGAACAGGCGCGCTGCCGAGTTCAACGCCGCGCTCGGGACAATCCTGGCCAACCTCGCTACCAAGTTCCATCGCTTCCGCTACTCACTCGCCGACTTCTACAGCTTCTCCAACACCAACTTTGCAAACCCATCAGCCACTGGTAAATCAACGAAGATACTGCATCCATTTCAAGTTTATAGACTGAGATGA
- the LOC112875488 gene encoding uncharacterized protein LOC112875488: MEASIMMAIMIITRQDGWQWRSPWSHGDGAHCDIMSASNNSAFNLRSILEKEKLNGTNFIDWYHNLRIVLRQEKRKYVLEQPYPDDLPDNATAADRRAYEKHCNDSLDVSCLMLATMSPDLQKQYEHADAHTMIEGLRGMFQNQARTERFNISKSLFACKLPEGSPVSPHVIKMIGYIETLDKLGSELHQDLATDVIFQSLPASYEPFIMNFQMNGLDKTLSELHGMLKTAEESIKKNPNHVMMIQKGNKKRKRWTHPNPKGKGKEKSSSGESLGSKLKLAPKAKSGPTSEDECFHYHKKGHWSRNCKKYLEEKKKKKGSETSTSGSK, translated from the exons ATCATGTCGGCCAGTAACAATTCCGCTTTCAATTTGCGTTCCATTCTTGAGAAAGAAAAGTTGAATGGAACAAACTTTATTGATTGGTACCACAACCTGAGAATTGTTCTCAGGCAAGAGAAAAGGAAGTatgttcttgagcagccataTCCTGATGATCTCCCTGACAATGCAACTGCTGCTGATCGCAGAGCTTATGAGAAGCACTGCAATGACTCACTTGATGTCAGCTGTCTGATGCTCGCCACCATGTCCCCTGATCTGCAGAAGCAGTATGAGCATGCGGATGCTCACACCATGATCGAGGGGCTGCGTGGGATGTTTCAGAACCAAGCCAGGACTGAGAGGTTCAATATTTCAAAGTCCTTGTTTGCGTGCAAGCTGCCAGAAGGTAGCCCGGTCAGTCCTCATGTGATCAAAATGATTGGTTACATTGAGACTTTGGACAAACTTGGTTCTGAACTTCACCAAGACTTGGCTACTGATGTTATTTTCCAGTCGCTCCCAGCGAGCTATGAGCCTTTTATCATGAACTTTCAGATGAATGGCTTGGATAAAACATTGAGTGAGTTACATGGGATGCTAAAAACAGCAGAAGAGAGCATTAAGAAGAATCCCAATCATGTGATGATGATTCAGAAGGGGAACAAAAAGAGGAAGCGTTGGACGCATCCTAATCCCAAAGGTAAAGGCAAGGAAAAGAGTTCCAGTGGTGAGTCTTTGGGCTCTAAGCTAAAGCTAGCACCTAAGGCCAAATCTGGCCCTACTTCTGAGGATGAATGCTTCCACTATCATAAAAAGGGACATTGGTCTAGGAACTGCAAGAAGTActtggaagaaaagaaaaagaagaaaggaagtgAGACTTCCACTTCAG GGTCTAAGTAA